Proteins from a genomic interval of Dunckerocampus dactyliophorus isolate RoL2022-P2 chromosome 5, RoL_Ddac_1.1, whole genome shotgun sequence:
- the c5h15orf40 gene encoding UPF0235 protein C15orf40 homolog, whose product MLNDMLIVIRVFRWSFGSRLKGNCVHRLTFSATNMPKKVVKGHLTGEDPTPEQGPVVRDKSGAVTITVHVKPGSKHNNVTDVSTEAVGVAIAAPPTDGEANAELLRYLAEVLDVKKSRVSLQKGSRSRDKVICVDSALGPEEVLLRLKKASG is encoded by the exons ATGTTAAACGACATGTTAATTGTCATTCGGGTGTTTCGTTGGTCGTTTGGATCGAGACTGAAGGGTAACTGCGTCCATCGACTCACGTTCTCCGCCACAAATATGCCCAAAAAAGTG GTTAAAGGTCATCTTACTGGCGAGGACCCCACACCTGAACAAGGTCCAGTGGTCCGTGACAAAAGTGGGGCTGTTACCATAACAGTGCACGTGAAGCCTGGGTCCAAACACAACAACGTCACAG ATGTTTCCACAGAGGCAGTGGGCGTCGCCATCGCAGCCCCACCTACAGACGGGGAGGCCAACGCCGAGCTGCTGCGTTACCTGGCAGAAGTTCTGGATGTGAAGAAGAGTCGCGTTTCTCTCCAGAAG GGTTCCAGGTCGCGAGACAAAGTGATCTGCGTGGACTCGGCGCTCGGCCCGGAGGAAGTTCTGCTGCGGCTCAAAAAGGCATCAGGATAG